One segment of Shewanella piezotolerans WP3 DNA contains the following:
- a CDS encoding DUF3465 domain-containing protein, translating into MIKKGQIVRWNDSKGYGFIRCEVQGSEQATQDVFMHMSALEPMGRRPQVGDVVDFQIEVQADGKQRAFAACIGESESGSDGNKRRKAAIKPVKPQKPIKGVLYRIAIMLVVLAIASFVYNKTIAPMTANTALPVISNAVAADYSPISQAFKQQQSGIQVKSSGVVTRILADDNKGSRHQRFIIKLNNGQTLLIAHNIDLAPKINSLKEGDTVSFYGQYEHNDRGGVVHWTHYDPNGRHLGGWLKHQGKTYQ; encoded by the coding sequence GTGATAAAGAAGGGACAAATAGTTCGCTGGAATGACAGTAAAGGCTATGGTTTTATCAGGTGTGAGGTGCAAGGCAGCGAGCAGGCAACACAAGATGTATTTATGCATATGTCTGCACTTGAGCCTATGGGGAGACGTCCTCAGGTAGGCGATGTGGTCGACTTTCAAATAGAGGTGCAAGCCGATGGCAAGCAACGGGCATTTGCTGCTTGTATTGGAGAGAGCGAAAGCGGTAGTGATGGCAATAAACGACGTAAAGCAGCAATAAAACCTGTTAAGCCGCAAAAGCCAATTAAAGGCGTGCTATATCGTATTGCGATAATGCTGGTGGTATTGGCGATTGCCAGTTTTGTTTATAACAAAACCATAGCGCCAATGACTGCAAATACTGCACTGCCGGTTATTTCAAATGCTGTTGCAGCTGATTACTCGCCAATAAGCCAAGCGTTTAAGCAACAGCAAAGTGGCATTCAGGTAAAGAGTAGCGGTGTGGTCACTAGAATACTTGCCGATGATAATAAGGGCAGCCGCCATCAGCGGTTTATTATTAAACTCAATAACGGACAAACTCTGTTAATTGCTCATAATATCGATTTAGCCCCGAAGATTAATAGTTTGAAAGAGGGGGATACCGTGAGCTTTTATGGCCAATATGAGCATAACGATCGCGGCGGCGTGGTGCATTGGACGCATTATGATCCTAATGGTCGCCATCTTGGTGGTTGGCTAAAACACCAAGGTAAAACGTATCAGTAA
- a CDS encoding BamA/TamA family outer membrane protein, producing MMKVIDMDIRLVCCISLCLGIMTPVSVLAAPAANVKTSIDRAETPDNVKEKLLLPYFFNSDSMGLNIGLGGMLSGYFQDQMTIGGTVFGGDVSRGAGLGVWNFKLPKTERFFLSTYGFLGYYPDQRAYAGAGREFIPAGTPLPGSNDSTNLQFLEADGSSNWFDIKLEYALPIGATKDKGMVEYKLENGLLISEPSGGDSWNPLESGATVVVLRQFNRYQSFEFADDELDGTIHAIELGILYDNTDFSVNPSTGSSQYFSVSHDAAWLDSDNEWTFMNLDMSKYFSFGESEYASQRILALNFWTGYSPSWELEYDDQGGRQVTNNAPYNEGATLGGFYRMRGFDQNRFHDKAAIYTSAEYRYTLKYNPIEDINWLKFLRLDWFQVVGFVEAGRVAPEYTASTLLSDLKVDYGLSLRALTAGIVIRFDIAHSDEATNGWVMVDHPF from the coding sequence ATGATGAAAGTAATAGATATGGATATTCGCCTTGTTTGTTGTATTTCTCTTTGTCTCGGTATCATGACACCGGTTAGCGTGTTGGCCGCACCTGCTGCCAATGTAAAAACCTCAATAGATAGGGCTGAAACCCCTGACAACGTAAAGGAAAAACTGCTACTTCCCTATTTTTTTAATTCCGATTCTATGGGGCTTAACATCGGTCTGGGCGGCATGCTGAGTGGTTATTTCCAAGACCAAATGACGATTGGTGGCACCGTATTTGGTGGTGATGTAAGTAGAGGGGCAGGGTTAGGCGTTTGGAATTTTAAACTACCGAAAACCGAACGGTTCTTCTTAAGTACTTATGGTTTTCTTGGTTATTATCCGGATCAGCGTGCATACGCTGGAGCGGGGCGGGAGTTTATCCCAGCAGGTACACCGCTACCGGGGAGCAATGACTCCACTAATTTGCAGTTTTTAGAGGCGGATGGTTCCTCTAATTGGTTTGATATAAAGCTAGAATACGCTTTGCCTATAGGGGCGACAAAAGATAAAGGTATGGTGGAATATAAGCTTGAAAATGGCTTACTTATTTCAGAACCAAGCGGTGGTGATAGTTGGAATCCGCTGGAAAGTGGGGCAACAGTGGTGGTGCTACGGCAGTTTAATCGGTACCAAAGTTTTGAGTTTGCAGATGACGAACTTGATGGCACTATCCACGCTATCGAGCTTGGGATCTTGTATGACAATACCGATTTTTCGGTTAACCCATCAACAGGCAGTAGCCAGTACTTCTCAGTTTCACATGATGCAGCTTGGTTAGACTCTGACAATGAGTGGACCTTTATGAATCTTGATATGAGTAAGTATTTTTCGTTTGGCGAGTCAGAGTATGCTAGCCAACGTATACTTGCACTTAACTTCTGGACTGGGTACTCACCCTCTTGGGAGCTGGAGTACGATGACCAAGGCGGACGCCAAGTTACCAACAATGCTCCTTACAATGAAGGGGCGACCTTGGGTGGTTTCTACCGCATGCGCGGTTTTGATCAAAACCGCTTCCATGATAAAGCGGCCATTTATACCAGTGCGGAATACCGCTACACCTTAAAATATAATCCTATCGAAGATATTAATTGGCTTAAGTTTTTACGCTTAGATTGGTTCCAGGTTGTAGGGTTTGTTGAAGCGGGAAGAGTGGCTCCAGAGTATACTGCCAGTACATTACTGTCTGATTTAAAAGTGGATTACGGCTTATCGTTAAGAGCGTTAACCGCAGGGATAGTTATTCGCTTTGATATCGCTCATTCAGATGAAGCCACTAATGGTTGGGTTATGGTTGATCATCCATTCTAA
- a CDS encoding 3'-5' exonuclease yields MSLYKFALAADKSVQIRRALGAETEAYFAAMEAAEQAFFGSITNERNQQKFDWLLLRTHLISRMSDKEVAALADYRVDKVQNIAEHLDGNERQISIVTSDTLAAAITDINAQQWIGFDTETAATFEKGRRNSNPVSLIQIATASHCYLFRMVGRNVSIFKAALAEVLSEQSNILKLGIGLRSDVNAMKRDFNIVLSPMLDLNWLMNQLGAAKQMGTVQIAASVLSLKLPKSKRVTLSNWALPLDMPLSNEQVLYAATDALVALDIYHGLFAQLEPYKVLWPNTIKQRFLGEEKE; encoded by the coding sequence ATGAGTTTATATAAATTTGCCCTAGCGGCCGATAAATCAGTACAAATAAGGCGGGCGCTCGGGGCTGAAACTGAGGCTTATTTTGCTGCGATGGAAGCGGCGGAGCAGGCTTTTTTCGGTTCAATAACGAATGAGAGAAACCAGCAAAAGTTTGATTGGTTGCTGCTGCGAACGCACCTTATTAGTCGCATGAGTGACAAGGAAGTTGCAGCACTTGCAGACTATCGTGTCGACAAAGTGCAAAATATTGCTGAGCATCTTGATGGAAACGAGCGGCAAATATCTATCGTAACCAGCGATACCTTAGCGGCGGCGATAACTGATATTAACGCTCAGCAATGGATTGGGTTTGACACTGAAACTGCAGCAACTTTTGAAAAAGGTCGTCGCAATAGCAACCCCGTCTCTTTGATTCAAATTGCGACGGCGAGCCACTGTTACTTGTTTAGAATGGTTGGTAGGAATGTATCTATCTTTAAAGCTGCGCTAGCAGAGGTACTGTCTGAGCAATCGAATATTCTTAAGCTTGGCATTGGACTTCGCAGTGATGTGAACGCGATGAAGCGTGATTTCAATATTGTCCTAAGCCCAATGTTAGATCTCAATTGGCTGATGAATCAGCTAGGCGCAGCGAAACAGATGGGGACAGTACAGATTGCGGCAAGTGTATTGTCGCTTAAATTACCTAAGAGTAAACGGGTGACGTTATCGAACTGGGCATTGCCACTTGACATGCCTTTATCGAATGAGCAAGTTTTGTATGCCGCTACTGATGCCTTGGTAGCATTAGATATATACCACGGATTGTTTGCACAACTTGAGCCTTATAAAGTGCTTTGGCCGAATACAATCAAGCAACGCTTTTTGGGAGAAGAGAAAGAGTGA
- a CDS encoding DMT family transporter, translating into MSATALPKMVPAAFMSVVLIWSTTPLGIVWSSESVHPTMAVLLRMLIALLLGSIIILLMRIRLPWNPTARKLYTVSSIGIVGGMLLSYFAARYLPSGTMSLIFGLSPLISGLLAQKILNEPKFSPMRFLALAIAFTGLGIVCSAKLSLASDSWVGLLLILTAVSLFSLSGVLIKTVKINIHPIASTVGALIYSTPMFAIAWLLFDGTVPVDTWQPRSLMAIVYLGVFGSLIGFIAYFYVLQHLNASTVALVTLITPVFAMILGAQLNGEAITQALAIGASFVLTGLALFQFGDQLRTRLIKNASTK; encoded by the coding sequence ATGTCAGCAACAGCATTACCCAAGATGGTTCCGGCGGCCTTTATGTCGGTGGTATTAATTTGGTCAACAACGCCACTAGGGATCGTATGGAGCAGTGAGTCAGTGCATCCAACAATGGCGGTTTTATTGCGTATGTTGATAGCCTTGTTACTGGGCTCGATAATCATCTTACTCATGCGTATTCGCTTACCGTGGAACCCCACTGCCAGAAAGCTATACACAGTCTCCTCAATAGGAATAGTAGGAGGCATGTTACTGAGTTACTTTGCCGCGCGTTACCTGCCTTCAGGCACCATGTCGTTGATTTTTGGCTTATCGCCCTTAATCTCAGGCTTACTCGCGCAGAAAATACTGAATGAACCTAAGTTTAGTCCAATGCGCTTCCTCGCTCTGGCAATTGCATTTACCGGTCTTGGCATCGTTTGCTCCGCTAAACTTTCACTAGCAAGTGATAGCTGGGTTGGCTTGCTACTGATTTTAACCGCGGTAAGTTTATTTAGTTTAAGCGGCGTATTGATAAAAACAGTGAAGATAAACATTCATCCGATAGCCAGTACCGTTGGGGCACTTATCTATTCGACACCGATGTTTGCTATTGCCTGGTTACTCTTTGATGGAACCGTGCCAGTGGATACTTGGCAGCCACGCTCATTAATGGCAATCGTTTACTTAGGTGTATTTGGCTCGTTAATTGGCTTTATTGCTTACTTCTATGTATTACAGCACCTCAACGCCAGCACTGTAGCATTAGTCACTCTCATTACCCCGGTGTTCGCGATGATACTAGGTGCACAACTTAATGGTGAGGCGATAACCCAAGCCTTGGCTATTGGCGCCAGCTTTGTGTTAACCGGGTTAGCACTGTTTCAGTTTGGTGATCAGTTACGCACTCGATTAATTAAGAACGCTAGCACTAAATAA
- a CDS encoding membrane protein, with protein sequence MSETSFERAKRSFIAAIWATLASISLGLAFKVWLAQWVAKSDLALYHTVVDIISLSLILLSGFRTSMVVSFSQTKNAQDITNIFRYSLILMVLLTWGIVLPYIKHQLKIDVEYVQLVGIILGMGFKVYFTNQIGMYRLYHIANKAIWIEPMVQIVLFLFCYYLLQQSAVSSLFFSLMLSSIAVAGYMFIQRRKEIATTPLAPVQLDPEMRSFVKKSMLSSLEVGASILMIYITVLLTVAYFTVDELGDFQVVVRPMFTYMTLLFVFPVYRYILPEIAQCLRQGQHQQIAQMRRWFYTLGITISTVFLLGMIFYSEELVTLIFPTTYATAAPVLMHFALFFGFMMLNAFQVAYIKAHGHFLQSLSIRVAGVVTLITMFYILRVFTDNVVAVILAMGSGYLMMFIISSIIEYRLIQQHKQAGTELAQSNN encoded by the coding sequence ATGTCAGAAACTTCATTTGAGCGGGCAAAACGCTCTTTTATAGCGGCAATATGGGCCACGCTCGCCAGTATCTCCCTTGGGCTGGCGTTTAAAGTTTGGTTAGCACAGTGGGTCGCTAAGAGCGATCTTGCACTCTACCATACCGTTGTCGACATTATCTCACTCTCATTAATTCTATTAAGTGGCTTTCGAACCTCAATGGTGGTGAGCTTCTCGCAAACAAAAAATGCTCAAGACATTACTAATATATTCCGCTACTCGTTGATATTAATGGTGCTACTTACCTGGGGAATAGTTCTCCCCTATATCAAACATCAGCTCAAAATAGATGTTGAATACGTGCAGCTGGTCGGAATTATCCTTGGCATGGGCTTTAAGGTCTATTTCACCAATCAGATAGGCATGTACCGACTGTACCACATTGCTAATAAAGCAATATGGATAGAACCTATGGTGCAAATAGTCCTGTTCTTGTTCTGCTATTACTTACTGCAACAAAGTGCTGTTTCATCACTGTTCTTTAGCTTAATGCTTTCGAGCATCGCCGTTGCAGGCTACATGTTTATTCAGCGTCGTAAAGAGATTGCCACCACGCCACTTGCGCCTGTGCAACTAGACCCTGAAATGCGCAGCTTTGTGAAAAAAAGCATGTTGTCTTCACTCGAGGTTGGCGCAAGTATTCTAATGATTTATATCACCGTTTTACTCACCGTCGCTTACTTTACAGTTGATGAACTCGGTGACTTCCAAGTCGTTGTCAGACCCATGTTCACCTATATGACACTATTGTTTGTGTTCCCCGTCTATCGATATATTCTGCCGGAAATAGCCCAATGCTTACGGCAGGGTCAACATCAACAGATTGCACAAATGCGCCGCTGGTTTTATACGCTAGGTATAACTATTAGCACTGTATTTTTACTCGGTATGATTTTTTATAGCGAGGAGTTGGTCACGCTAATATTCCCAACAACTTATGCCACTGCAGCCCCGGTATTAATGCACTTTGCGCTATTCTTTGGCTTTATGATGCTTAACGCTTTTCAGGTGGCCTATATCAAAGCCCATGGCCACTTTTTACAAAGTTTATCGATTAGAGTGGCAGGGGTAGTGACGCTAATAACGATGTTTTATATTTTGCGAGTGTTCACTGATAACGTAGTTGCAGTAATACTTGCAATGGGCAGTGGCTACTTGATGATGTTTATCATCTCCAGCATCATTGAATACCGCCTTATCCAACAACATAAACAGGCAGGTACTGAGCTGGCTCAGAGTAATAACTAA
- a CDS encoding pirin family protein, translated as MNIIKQYPAHQTTDGDGVNITRLADFSRGHFDPFLMIDELKSDDEADYIGGFPPHPHRGIETFSYILKGGMEHRDQLGNVKAIQAGDVQWMSTGSGVIHSEMPLADTDTGLHGFQIWLNMPASEKMRPARYQDTTTTPIPEYKNTTGAQLRALAGNWQFAGQSLAGPIEELAGSAAIADISIEANGSAELALKQSFVGIYLYSGELIAQGKRYSAQQLLLLDSSKAVNLVTSNTGAGMLLLTGTPIKEEIVHMGPFVMNSQAEIRQAIDDYQSGRFGNIPKTNLET; from the coding sequence ATGAATATAATTAAACAATATCCAGCGCATCAAACTACAGATGGCGATGGAGTGAATATTACACGGCTTGCTGACTTTAGCCGCGGCCATTTTGATCCATTCTTAATGATCGATGAGCTTAAATCCGATGATGAAGCCGATTATATTGGTGGCTTTCCTCCACATCCCCACCGCGGAATTGAAACCTTCTCCTACATTCTTAAAGGTGGCATGGAGCACAGAGATCAGCTTGGCAATGTAAAAGCGATTCAGGCTGGCGATGTGCAGTGGATGAGTACTGGAAGTGGAGTCATTCACTCTGAGATGCCGTTAGCCGATACTGATACTGGGCTGCATGGTTTTCAGATTTGGCTCAATATGCCTGCCAGTGAAAAGATGCGTCCTGCCCGTTATCAAGACACGACGACTACGCCGATCCCAGAGTACAAAAATACAACTGGAGCACAGTTAAGAGCGCTTGCTGGCAACTGGCAGTTTGCTGGACAGTCTTTAGCTGGTCCGATTGAAGAGCTTGCTGGTAGTGCTGCAATAGCAGATATTAGTATTGAGGCTAACGGTAGTGCAGAGTTAGCGTTAAAGCAGTCTTTTGTTGGCATTTACCTCTACTCGGGAGAGCTCATCGCCCAAGGTAAGCGTTATAGTGCGCAGCAACTATTGCTTCTTGATTCAAGCAAAGCGGTGAATTTAGTTACTAGCAATACAGGGGCGGGAATGTTGCTCTTGACCGGTACGCCAATCAAAGAAGAGATTGTGCATATGGGGCCATTTGTGATGAATAGCCAAGCTGAGATCCGTCAAGCTATTGATGATTACCAAAGTGGTCGATTTGGTAATATCCCGAAAACGAATCTTGAAACTTAA
- a CDS encoding LysR family transcriptional regulator produces MLNPQWLKTFVTLAEVGHFTRTAEQLFMTQPGVTQHINKLESQIGTLLLTRIGKSFELTDAGLQLLSYAKGKILEEEQLLQMLQTDEPHAGTCRFACSGALAMHFYPRFVQYQLQHEQLQVALEAAPNSRIIESILDNSVDIGIVTQRQSSLELNQLYLGKQALCLVLPPSFKGTDITLELLENVGFINHPDGHYYAEQLLSAQFGNEFVGMSKLKQRGYINQLNQILLPVSKGLGFTVLPKMVVDEYPQPLFVANTLSEVVEELYMVSKKQRQLPSRYQWFIDTICEQLTSQ; encoded by the coding sequence ATGCTGAACCCACAGTGGCTTAAAACGTTCGTTACACTTGCAGAGGTCGGGCACTTTACTCGCACTGCTGAGCAGTTGTTTATGACACAACCAGGTGTAACTCAGCATATCAATAAGCTCGAGAGTCAAATTGGCACTTTATTGTTAACTCGCATAGGTAAAAGCTTTGAGCTCACTGACGCTGGCTTGCAGTTGTTATCGTATGCGAAAGGTAAAATCCTCGAAGAGGAGCAGCTATTGCAGATGCTGCAGACTGATGAGCCCCATGCCGGAACATGTCGCTTTGCTTGCTCCGGAGCCCTAGCAATGCACTTCTATCCGCGATTTGTCCAGTACCAACTACAACATGAGCAGCTGCAAGTTGCTTTAGAAGCGGCACCCAATAGCAGGATAATAGAAAGCATATTAGACAATAGCGTTGATATTGGTATTGTCACACAGCGGCAATCATCGCTAGAACTGAATCAGCTTTATTTAGGCAAGCAAGCACTATGCTTAGTATTACCGCCAAGTTTTAAAGGCACCGACATCACACTGGAATTGCTGGAAAATGTAGGTTTTATCAATCATCCTGATGGCCACTATTACGCTGAACAACTACTGAGTGCACAGTTTGGCAATGAGTTTGTCGGCATGAGTAAGCTTAAGCAGCGTGGTTACATAAATCAGCTAAACCAAATTTTATTACCCGTTTCAAAAGGTTTAGGTTTTACCGTTTTGCCGAAAATGGTCGTCGATGAATATCCACAGCCCTTGTTTGTTGCTAACACTTTGTCTGAAGTGGTTGAAGAGCTTTATATGGTCAGTAAAAAGCAACGCCAGCTGCCAAGTCGTTATCAATGGTTTATCGATACGATTTGTGAACAATTGACGTCGCAATAA
- a CDS encoding amidohydrolase, with product MKNMQKWIYPALFALSCNAHAQTTLIKNVNGYSINNGQLSTFDAIEFKDDKITRLYNKQQPSISSDMRIIDADGKTMLPGLIDAHGHVLGWGLNLMRTNLRGSLSEAEAVERTRQFRQQNPELTWVQGRGWNQVLWQSKTFPTATTLDEHFPDTPVWLRRVDGHAGWANSAAMKLAGINKDSKAPAGGEIIRNEAGEPSGVFIDNAMSLISQAIPPLSITEQEAVLKTAMTDLASLGLTSVHDAGVGSNTIIAYKNLANKDEMPIRVYGMVAAGDSQFNKLMAKGPYQHQSQKLDFSSVKISADGALGSRGAALIEDYSDLHGHKGLLLHSNKQLKSYMLTAMQAGFQVNTHAIGDHANKLVLDSYEALIKQTNTKALRHRVEHAQILRLDDIPRFAKLGVVASMQATHATSDKNMAEDRVGADRIKGAYAWQKLLNANAVIAAGSDFPVESANPFYGLHASVTRQDHDNQPDEGWYTDESMTIAQALTSFTTAAAFSAHQEHQIGSLAKGMKADFIFIDRDIVKTDASQIWQAKVLQTWVDGQVVFNIEDK from the coding sequence ATGAAAAATATGCAGAAATGGATTTATCCCGCGCTATTCGCACTAAGTTGCAACGCCCATGCTCAAACGACTCTGATAAAAAATGTTAACGGCTACAGTATCAATAATGGCCAACTTAGTACTTTTGATGCGATAGAGTTCAAAGATGACAAAATAACCCGCCTCTACAACAAGCAGCAGCCCAGCATAAGCAGCGATATGCGAATTATTGATGCTGATGGTAAAACCATGCTACCAGGGCTAATTGATGCCCATGGCCATGTGCTTGGTTGGGGGCTCAATTTGATGCGCACTAATCTGCGCGGCAGCTTATCAGAAGCTGAAGCAGTTGAGCGTACCCGTCAGTTTCGCCAACAAAACCCAGAGCTTACTTGGGTACAAGGCCGAGGCTGGAACCAAGTTTTGTGGCAAAGCAAAACCTTCCCTACCGCTACAACACTGGATGAGCACTTTCCCGACACGCCTGTGTGGCTAAGGCGAGTTGATGGCCATGCAGGCTGGGCGAATAGTGCAGCAATGAAGTTAGCGGGGATTAATAAAGACAGCAAAGCGCCCGCTGGCGGAGAGATAATACGCAACGAAGCTGGAGAACCAAGCGGGGTGTTTATCGATAATGCGATGAGTTTGATAAGCCAAGCTATTCCGCCACTTAGTATCACCGAACAGGAAGCTGTATTAAAAACCGCGATGACTGATCTAGCGAGCCTAGGCTTAACCAGTGTTCACGATGCTGGCGTGGGCAGCAACACCATTATCGCCTATAAGAATTTAGCCAACAAAGATGAGATGCCAATTCGGGTATACGGCATGGTTGCAGCAGGAGATAGTCAATTTAATAAGCTAATGGCAAAAGGCCCATATCAGCATCAATCGCAAAAACTTGATTTTAGCAGCGTTAAGATCTCCGCTGATGGCGCCTTGGGCAGCCGAGGGGCTGCGTTAATAGAGGATTATTCAGATCTGCACGGCCATAAAGGGCTGCTATTGCATAGCAATAAACAGCTAAAGAGCTATATGCTAACCGCTATGCAGGCAGGGTTTCAGGTCAATACCCATGCTATTGGCGATCATGCCAATAAGTTAGTTTTAGACTCCTATGAGGCTCTAATTAAGCAAACCAATACTAAGGCTTTGCGTCATCGAGTAGAGCATGCACAAATCCTCCGCCTTGATGATATCCCACGCTTTGCCAAACTAGGGGTTGTAGCGTCTATGCAAGCGACCCATGCCACCAGCGATAAAAACATGGCAGAAGACCGAGTCGGTGCCGATCGTATTAAAGGCGCCTATGCTTGGCAAAAACTACTCAATGCTAATGCAGTCATTGCCGCAGGTTCAGATTTTCCTGTTGAATCAGCCAACCCTTTTTACGGTTTACATGCTTCAGTTACCCGGCAAGATCATGATAACCAACCAGATGAAGGCTGGTATACAGATGAGAGCATGACCATAGCTCAAGCGCTAACAAGCTTCACTACGGCAGCGGCTTTTTCAGCGCACCAAGAGCACCAAATAGGCAGCTTAGCTAAAGGAATGAAGGCCGATTTCATCTTCATTGATCGTGATATTGTCAAAACTGATGCCAGCCAAATCTGGCAAGCTAAGGTGCTACAAACATGGGTTGATGGACAGGTGGTATTTAATATCGAAGATAAGTAG